One Campylobacter concisus DNA segment encodes these proteins:
- a CDS encoding Dyp-type peroxidase — protein sequence MSVNSQEVTQTPGNNTVFQTWVLTADKKACKEGFAELCALVVNLNKTAKIRFGANENVNCVLGVGHDAWKKLEISKNLPKELVNFKAIKGDKHEAVSTKGDIHIHIRALNAPDCFDMAQAIKAVLFKFAELTDETQGFKYHDGRAIIGFVDGTENPEGEERDFFAKVGDEDAKFKGGSYVFVQKYFHNMKDWNATSVSEQEKVIGRSKELDIEMSEDVKPTNSHSAAANVGDDKKVVRGNMPFTEGSKTGTYFIAYASTFSTVELMLKKMFIGEPKGNSDRLLDFSTPVTGALYFVPTVDMLSDYEG from the coding sequence ATGAGCGTAAATTCACAGGAAGTCACGCAGACACCAGGCAACAACACAGTCTTTCAAACATGGGTTTTAACAGCTGATAAAAAGGCTTGTAAAGAGGGTTTTGCCGAGCTTTGCGCCCTGGTTGTAAATTTAAATAAAACTGCCAAGATTAGGTTTGGTGCAAACGAAAATGTAAACTGCGTCCTTGGCGTGGGCCATGATGCTTGGAAAAAGCTTGAAATTTCAAAAAATCTGCCAAAAGAGCTTGTAAATTTTAAAGCGATAAAAGGCGATAAACACGAGGCTGTTAGCACAAAGGGCGATATTCATATCCATATCCGCGCTTTAAATGCACCTGATTGCTTCGATATGGCTCAAGCGATAAAGGCTGTGCTTTTTAAATTTGCAGAGCTTACAGATGAGACGCAAGGCTTTAAGTATCATGACGGTAGGGCGATAATAGGCTTTGTTGATGGCACTGAAAATCCTGAGGGCGAGGAGAGAGATTTCTTTGCTAAAGTTGGCGATGAGGACGCTAAATTTAAAGGCGGCAGCTATGTTTTTGTACAAAAATATTTCCACAACATGAAAGATTGGAACGCTACAAGCGTAAGTGAGCAAGAAAAGGTAATAGGCCGCTCAAAAGAGCTTGACATCGAGATGAGCGAGGATGTAAAACCTACAAATTCACATTCAGCCGCTGCAAACGTAGGAGACGATAAAAAAGTCGTGCGTGGCAATATGCCATTTACTGAAGGTAGCAAAACAGGCACTTACTTCATCGCTTATGCGAGCACATTTTCAACGGTTGAGCTTATGCTTAAAAAGATGTTCATCGGCGAGCCAAAGGGTAACTCAGATAGGCTGCTTGACTTTAGTACGCCTGTAACTGGTGCCCTATACTTTGTTCCAACAGTTGATATGCTAAGTGATTATGAGGGATAA
- a CDS encoding EamA family transporter — MPEWFIYAALSAVFAALTAIFAKLGVKDIDSDFATFIRTIVVILMLVLLLSVAKKWQPLSSLSPKNWLFLILSGMATGLSWLMYFKAMQVGKVYQVALVDKFSVVLAIILAVIFLGERLNLKEILAVCLIVSGVFLLIFK; from the coding sequence ATGCCAGAGTGGTTTATCTACGCAGCTCTTTCAGCCGTTTTTGCTGCACTTACAGCGATCTTTGCAAAGCTTGGCGTAAAGGACATTGACAGCGATTTTGCAACATTTATAAGAACGATCGTTGTCATTTTGATGCTTGTTTTGCTTTTAAGCGTGGCTAAAAAATGGCAACCACTAAGCTCACTAAGCCCCAAAAACTGGCTCTTTCTCATACTAAGTGGCATGGCAACTGGACTATCTTGGCTCATGTATTTTAAAGCGATGCAAGTTGGCAAGGTCTATCAAGTAGCCTTGGTTGATAAATTTAGCGTTGTGCTAGCCATTATTTTGGCTGTCATCTTTCTTGGCGAGAGGTTAAATTTAAAAGAAATTTTAGCCGTCTGCCTTATCGTGTCTGGTGTATTTTTACTCATTTTTAAATAA
- a CDS encoding cytochrome C yields MKKIIFSAIVACAAFGASVNYTDVVKDVYGDASSTKSIGRLLPTNAVEILQTSGDRAQIKVKGYQNPAVSNVVYFADGARIISVAFAKTAPFDIKVIKEGKNGKWSEVETTVFVQKDGFSADINAMFAKADKMYKESCGVCHALPQTTHFNANQWSSLLKSMIGRTAIEKKDEWLVVEYLQKHSSDVNLGK; encoded by the coding sequence ATGAAAAAAATCATTTTTTCAGCCATCGTGGCTTGTGCGGCATTTGGTGCTAGTGTAAACTACACAGATGTTGTAAAAGATGTTTACGGTGATGCTAGCTCAACAAAAAGTATAGGTAGACTGCTACCAACCAATGCAGTTGAAATTTTACAAACGAGCGGTGACAGAGCACAGATCAAAGTAAAAGGCTATCAAAATCCAGCCGTTAGCAATGTAGTTTATTTTGCTGATGGCGCTAGGATCATCTCAGTGGCATTTGCGAAAACTGCACCTTTTGACATCAAAGTCATAAAAGAGGGCAAAAACGGCAAATGGAGTGAGGTAGAAACAACAGTTTTTGTTCAAAAAGATGGCTTTAGCGCTGACATAAACGCGATGTTTGCAAAAGCTGACAAGATGTATAAAGAGAGTTGTGGCGTTTGCCATGCGTTGCCTCAAACCACACATTTTAACGCAAACCAATGGTCGTCACTTCTAAAATCAATGATCGGCAGAACCGCAATAGAGAAAAAAGACGAGTGGTTGGTTGTTGAATACCTACAAAAACACTCATCTGACGTAAACCTAGGTAAATAA